The nucleotide sequence AGGAGTTTAATATGAGTAAATTTAATGAATATCAAGATAAGACAGTTCTTGTTACTGGAGGAGCAGGGTGTGTTGGTAGTAATTTATCAAAAAGAATAGCTAATATTGGTGCTGAGAAAGTTATTATCCTTGATAATATGTCTTCTGCATATGAATGGAATCTGCCTATAGAAGAAAATATTGAGTTTGTTAAGGGAGATATTCTTGATGAAGCTGCTTTAAAAAGAGTCTTTAAAGAGAGGCCTTCTCATGTATTTCATTTAGCTGCACACTTTGCTAATCAAAATAGTGTAGATAATCCTGAAAAGGATTTAATGGTTAATGGCATTGGTATTCTTAAAGTTTTACAAAATGCACAGTTAGTTGGTGTGGATCGTTTTGTTTATTCATCTTCTGGTTGTGGAGTTTATGGTCTTGATTCTAAAATGCCTTTTGAAGAACATGATATTTCTATTTCTCTCCACACTCCTTATCAAGTTACAAAATTACTTGGAGAGCTATATACAAACTATTTCAATAATCTTTATGAAATGCCAATAGTAAATGCAAGATTTTTCAATGTTTTTGGACCTGGTGAAGTTCCAGGTAAATATAGAAATGTAATTCCAAACTTTTTCTATTGGTCTATGACAAATCAGGCACTTCCTATAACAGGAGATGGAAGTGAAACTAGAGATTGGACTTTTGTTGGGGATATTGTTAATGGTCTCTTAGCTATGGGTATTGAAGAAAAAGCTATTGGTGAAGCTATAAATTTAGGTTCTGGTAAAGATAATCAAGTTATTGACATGGCTAACAAAGTTAACACTCTTACTGGAAATAAAGAAGGAATAGCTTACAGAGCAAGACGTAATTGGGATGCTAAAACTAAACTTTTGTCTTCTATTGAAAAAGCT is from Methanobrevibacter sp. TMH8 and encodes:
- a CDS encoding NAD-dependent epimerase/dehydratase family protein, with protein sequence MSKFNEYQDKTVLVTGGAGCVGSNLSKRIANIGAEKVIILDNMSSAYEWNLPIEENIEFVKGDILDEAALKRVFKERPSHVFHLAAHFANQNSVDNPEKDLMVNGIGILKVLQNAQLVGVDRFVYSSSGCGVYGLDSKMPFEEHDISISLHTPYQVTKLLGELYTNYFNNLYEMPIVNARFFNVFGPGEVPGKYRNVIPNFFYWSMTNQALPITGDGSETRDWTFVGDIVNGLLAMGIEEKAIGEAINLGSGKDNQVIDMANKVNTLTGNKEGIAYRARRNWDAKTKLLSSIEKAKDILDYKPSVSFDEGLKYTHKWFVDNWENIEESAEFDY